The following are encoded together in the Clostridium sp. BJN0013 genome:
- a CDS encoding NifB/NifX family molybdenum-iron cluster-binding protein: MGYNIAVASTDGVNIDKHFGASNSFFIIKVNDDETYENLGERLVEKNQKSNGNCSSYLSKHSCGNINPKIQRKIETISDCRCLLCSRCGPGSEKQLGKNNISVFGINMKLDETLKTIIRYYKRSDEHKSLKGVKRQKMNSF, from the coding sequence ATGGGATATAATATTGCAGTTGCTTCAACAGATGGAGTCAACATTGATAAACATTTCGGAGCTTCAAATTCTTTTTTTATAATAAAAGTAAATGATGATGAAACCTATGAGAATTTAGGAGAAAGATTAGTTGAGAAGAATCAAAAGAGTAATGGAAATTGTAGTTCATATTTATCTAAACATTCTTGTGGTAACATTAATCCCAAGATTCAAAGAAAAATAGAAACTATTTCTGATTGCAGATGTTTATTATGTAGTAGATGCGGACCTGGTTCAGAAAAGCAATTAGGGAAAAATAACATTTCTGTATTTGGTATTAATATGAAACTTGATGAGACCTTAAAAACAATAATAAGATATTACAAGAGAAGTGATGAACATAAATCATTAAAAGGTGTAAAAAGGCAGAAAATGAATTCTTTTTAA
- a CDS encoding prolyl-tRNA synthetase associated domain-containing protein — MFSDNVQKLFYILDNLKIEYKLYNHVEMNTVDDINKLDIRFHGQYCKNLFLKNSKGDIHYLVILMDCKRADLKKLAQTIHSTRLSFDTEENLYKYLKLKPGSVTPFGLINDFQREIVVLIDSDLIDMNAINFHPNINTSTITVSYMGLKKFLDWHGNKVYNVCI; from the coding sequence ATGTTTTCAGACAATGTACAAAAATTATTTTATATATTGGATAATTTAAAAATTGAATATAAACTATATAATCATGTAGAAATGAATACTGTTGATGACATCAACAAATTAGATATACGATTCCATGGACAGTATTGTAAAAATCTTTTTTTAAAAAACAGCAAAGGTGATATCCACTATCTTGTAATTTTGATGGATTGCAAACGGGCGGATTTAAAAAAATTGGCACAGACTATACATAGTACAAGGCTGTCATTTGATACAGAAGAGAACCTGTACAAGTATCTTAAACTGAAACCAGGCTCTGTTACTCCTTTTGGATTAATAAATGACTTTCAAAGAGAGATTGTGGTATTAATAGATAGTGATTTAATCGATATGAATGCAATTAATTTTCATCCTAATATAAACACATCGACAATTACTGTATCCTATATGGGATTAAAAAAATTTTTAGATTGGCATGGAAATAAAGTATATAATGTTTGTATATGA
- a CDS encoding SGNH/GDSL hydrolase family protein, with the protein MMKILNKIFLLTMLVIIIVSAKIVLAADNTNSIGRDESQVENINNFNRITLHDAWVSWENNEKFPVAFFGDSTFDGNQTSGWIKNEIGQDHQPPNAFTTYLQDLIRKYTGSTVARIYNAGFSGQTADWGYSNISDIFSGTYSDVKMIGIGFGINDRLNKTSTKDYKEQFKKNIENIIIWCLKNNIQPFLITTQATVEPGSIDNLNYPYRTSENINSIANTVKKELSKKYNIELIDMNYYTSKLLANNESDTLKDIISTDHLHFVDKGHKFESEVLFAYFNPRVIILDGKKQMKLDFTSQYIKSNISSDKVSLEDNQINLWYTNYLFNNFIYCDKEDMSDVLLQDFIILNLSNNLNLYSIQIQIPENPGYSLPSSDIQKPYVTFNDKNYILNDTFIDSYFSLANMYKLFLVDKLKFGLNEIKLYSGQFNRIAAVGFYISQDFKNYTSKISISQNNSTVTKQFLAPYKLQNYFEHKVLFKLKLDTNISDSTDVFIPIVDRINSGLLLGIKDNTIKLFSYDRNSSSLDNIENLNQLLCCDIGSSSKELVKSSGLYVEINTTYIKIYTDLKSSPVLDYETNGKIIGSGIFANFIKILNQSDNEYAIVTTDTLYNQ; encoded by the coding sequence ATGATGAAGATATTAAATAAGATATTCCTTTTGACTATGCTCGTTATTATTATAGTATCAGCTAAAATAGTGTTAGCTGCAGATAATACTAATTCAATAGGAAGAGATGAATCACAAGTGGAAAATATTAATAATTTCAACAGAATAACACTTCACGATGCTTGGGTATCTTGGGAAAATAATGAGAAATTTCCTGTTGCATTTTTTGGAGATAGTACATTTGATGGCAATCAAACATCAGGATGGATTAAAAATGAAATAGGACAAGATCATCAGCCACCTAATGCCTTTACGACATATTTACAAGATTTAATTAGAAAATATACAGGTTCTACTGTGGCCAGAATATATAATGCTGGATTTTCTGGACAAACTGCTGACTGGGGATATTCAAATATCAGTGATATTTTTTCAGGAACTTATTCAGATGTGAAAATGATTGGTATAGGTTTTGGCATCAATGATAGGCTTAATAAAACTTCAACTAAAGATTATAAGGAGCAGTTCAAGAAAAACATAGAAAATATTATAATATGGTGTCTTAAAAATAATATACAACCATTTTTAATTACTACTCAGGCTACAGTGGAACCTGGAAGTATTGATAACTTAAATTATCCATATCGTACAAGTGAAAATATAAACTCTATAGCAAATACAGTAAAAAAAGAGTTATCTAAAAAGTATAATATTGAATTAATAGATATGAATTATTATACTTCAAAACTTCTGGCAAATAATGAAAGCGATACTTTGAAAGATATAATTAGTACCGATCATCTCCATTTTGTTGATAAGGGCCATAAATTTGAATCTGAAGTATTGTTTGCATACTTTAATCCAAGAGTAATTATATTAGATGGCAAGAAACAAATGAAATTAGATTTTACTTCACAGTACATAAAAAGTAACATATCAAGTGATAAGGTGTCATTGGAGGACAATCAGATTAATCTTTGGTATACAAATTATTTATTTAATAATTTCATTTATTGTGATAAAGAAGATATGTCTGATGTTTTACTTCAAGATTTTATAATTTTAAACTTGTCGAATAATTTGAATTTATATAGTATACAGATTCAGATACCTGAAAATCCAGGGTACAGTTTACCTTCATCAGATATTCAAAAGCCATATGTTACATTCAATGATAAAAATTATATTTTAAATGATACTTTTATAGATAGCTATTTCTCTCTGGCAAATATGTATAAATTATTTTTAGTTGATAAATTAAAATTTGGTCTGAATGAAATAAAATTATACTCTGGACAATTTAATAGAATAGCAGCAGTTGGTTTTTACATCTCACAAGATTTTAAAAATTATACTTCTAAAATATCTATATCTCAAAATAATAGTACTGTTACAAAACAGTTTTTAGCTCCATATAAATTACAAAATTATTTTGAACATAAAGTATTATTTAAGCTTAAATTAGACACTAATATATCTGATTCAACAGATGTATTTATCCCTATTGTAGATAGAATAAATTCAGGATTACTTTTAGGTATTAAAGATAATACAATAAAGTTATTTTCATACGATAGAAATAGCTCGTCTCTGGATAATATTGAAAATTTAAATCAATTATTATGTTGTGATATTGGATCAAGTTCAAAGGAATTAGTGAAATCTTCAGGATTATATGTTGAAATCAATACCACCTATATTAAAATATATACAGATTTGAAATCATCACCTGTATTAGATTATGAGACTAATGGAAAGATTATTGGTTCGGGTATATTTGCCAATTTTATAAAAATACTTAATCAAAGTGATAATGAATATGCTATAGTTACTACTGATACATTATATAATCAGTAA
- a CDS encoding DUF6273 domain-containing protein produces MKKDVEIVLKNLIEEYGKELCNDKIRLKGLLMDLCSQYEREVRILIKVLDTYIMSKILNGTKKEIDEYDYNQLVNELHNNFDFTKEDALWAIDTWLKSIDFKYQQTAKNNGVLKLQKNKRVKSKITIKIKYVFICFIIGTAVWYAGIFFTPTQVKNVHLSINIGDYIEFGKYNGSPILWRVINKDVNGYMIFSEKIICFKAFDASGDKTDGRGDDDRIGFGSNYWEKSNLRQWLNSHDREVKYSSQLPDRDHVSYNSYDKQPGFLYNFTYEERNSIREVTHRCILAHIDKEIMEGGRELYKYNTKITDCIKNYDSSYYKNVTDKVFLLSTKEVKNFVYDRTWQYKKSSIEDNSISWYWLRTPSADYSDIVRAVGEDGIYGDNANDGTGGVAPVLYLKSEVTPINGEGTKDSPYRIME; encoded by the coding sequence ATGAAAAAAGATGTGGAAATAGTATTGAAAAATTTAATTGAGGAATATGGTAAGGAGCTTTGTAATGACAAAATAAGACTAAAGGGACTATTGATGGATTTATGCAGCCAATATGAAAGAGAAGTTAGAATTTTGATTAAAGTTTTAGATACATATATTATGTCTAAAATTTTGAATGGCACTAAAAAGGAAATAGATGAATATGATTATAACCAATTAGTAAATGAGCTCCATAATAATTTTGATTTCACAAAGGAAGATGCTCTATGGGCTATAGACACCTGGTTAAAATCCATAGATTTTAAGTACCAACAAACTGCAAAAAATAATGGTGTATTGAAATTACAAAAAAATAAGAGGGTTAAGTCAAAAATAACTATAAAAATAAAGTATGTTTTTATCTGTTTTATTATTGGAACAGCTGTTTGGTATGCAGGAATTTTTTTTACTCCTACTCAGGTTAAGAATGTACATTTATCAATAAATATAGGAGATTATATTGAATTTGGAAAATATAATGGCAGTCCTATATTATGGAGAGTAATAAATAAAGATGTAAATGGATATATGATTTTTTCAGAAAAAATAATCTGTTTTAAAGCTTTTGATGCCAGTGGGGATAAAACGGATGGCAGAGGGGATGATGACAGGATAGGTTTTGGAAGTAATTATTGGGAGAAATCCAATTTAAGGCAGTGGCTTAATTCCCATGATAGAGAAGTGAAATACAGCAGTCAATTACCAGATAGGGATCATGTATCTTATAATTCTTATGATAAGCAACCAGGATTTCTGTATAATTTTACATATGAAGAGAGGAATAGTATAAGGGAAGTAACCCATAGGTGCATACTGGCCCACATAGATAAGGAGATAATGGAGGGAGGTAGAGAATTATATAAATACAATACAAAAATTACAGATTGTATAAAAAATTATGATTCCAGCTATTATAAGAACGTTACAGATAAAGTTTTTTTACTTTCAACAAAAGAAGTGAAAAATTTTGTTTATGATAGAACATGGCAATATAAAAAAAGTTCCATAGAAGATAACAGTATTTCCTGGTACTGGTTACGCACTCCTTCTGCAGATTATTCTGATATTGTACGGGCCGTAGGAGAAGATGGTATATATGGTGATAATGCAAATGATGGTACGGGTGGAGTGGCACCTGTCCTATATTTAAAAAGTGAAGTAACTCCAATTAATGGTGAGGGAACTAAAGATAGTCCCTATAGGATTATGGAGTAA
- a CDS encoding OmpA family protein translates to MRGFDRMFGRYSRIIRTSKDDGNIWRIFTDLLSTILLFILLFFIYTNAVKHAQLNLKQEQLKNLRLQVEKIIGVRQSIIEDIRKSFQSAGLDINIDKNTGDIVFSSDVLFEFNKSDIRPEFKSSLDKFIPQYVNVLTSPKYISSVSEIVIEGHTDDVGDYDYNMDLSQKRANSIVNYILNNNFKNLDSYSKEILKNIITANGKSKSQLIKNSDGSVNQEKSRRVIFKFRLKDEESIRQIDSILSK, encoded by the coding sequence ATGAGAGGATTTGATAGAATGTTTGGCAGGTATAGTAGAATAATAAGAACATCAAAGGATGATGGCAATATATGGCGCATATTTACGGATCTTTTAAGTACCATATTGTTATTTATATTATTATTTTTTATCTATACTAATGCTGTAAAACATGCCCAATTAAATTTGAAACAGGAACAATTGAAAAATCTCAGGCTGCAAGTGGAAAAAATAATAGGAGTAAGGCAAAGTATCATTGAGGATATAAGAAAATCTTTTCAAAGTGCGGGATTGGATATTAATATAGATAAGAATACAGGAGATATTGTGTTTAGCAGTGATGTGCTTTTTGAATTCAATAAATCAGATATAAGACCGGAGTTTAAATCCAGTCTTGACAAATTTATACCTCAGTATGTTAATGTGCTTACTTCCCCTAAGTATATAAGTTCAGTTTCAGAAATAGTCATTGAAGGACATACTGATGATGTAGGAGACTATGATTACAATATGGACCTATCACAGAAAAGAGCAAATAGTATAGTAAACTATATATTAAATAATAATTTTAAAAATTTAGACAGCTACAGCAAGGAGATCTTAAAAAATATTATTACTGCAAATGGAAAATCTAAAAGTCAGCTTATTAAAAATTCTGATGGAAGCGTGAATCAGGAAAAATCAAGAAGAGTAATATTCAAGTTTAGATTAAAAGACGAAGAATCGATTAGACAAATAGACAGTATTCTTTCAAAATAA
- a CDS encoding MotA/TolQ/ExbB proton channel family protein — translation MCIYSLGVLGTFTGLTISLNSLRTGEFTVDNISPILSGMGVAFYASIVGIAFSLILTFITRVFDAEQLLMNIMVKLQDYMDNKLRKNNFRKSFQRIETAIEKLSASNNETINEFGKISREIMNKSLDTMEKTHEFVKKFSDFPKEFQKSIEYMTSFNKRLEESVEGFDLIFKGFSRLTGTFNKSINNLDKKFDILEGCVRDINKGQKKVEKSYVDIYEKLDNLTDNFYSSLDNLESNQKKLLEEVKDFYNSVKVKYIDEFKIYMVAYNEQKSEMFAQIYKDMKEYQSNHEAILNTIVDKMEYFNKDYKK, via the coding sequence ATCTGTATTTATTCTCTGGGGGTTTTAGGAACATTTACAGGGCTTACCATATCTTTAAATTCTCTTAGAACAGGAGAATTTACTGTAGACAATATAAGCCCTATATTGTCAGGCATGGGAGTAGCTTTTTATGCCAGCATAGTAGGTATTGCATTTTCGTTAATACTCACATTTATTACCAGAGTATTTGATGCAGAACAATTATTGATGAATATTATGGTCAAGCTTCAGGACTATATGGATAATAAACTGCGTAAAAATAATTTTAGGAAGTCCTTTCAAAGAATAGAAACAGCCATTGAAAAATTGTCTGCATCAAATAATGAAACTATAAATGAATTCGGCAAAATCTCCAGGGAAATTATGAATAAATCTTTAGATACTATGGAGAAAACTCATGAATTTGTGAAAAAGTTTTCTGACTTTCCAAAGGAATTCCAAAAATCTATTGAATATATGACAAGTTTTAATAAAAGATTAGAAGAATCTGTAGAAGGATTTGATTTGATTTTTAAAGGCTTTAGTAGACTTACAGGTACTTTTAATAAAAGTATAAATAATTTGGATAAAAAATTTGATATTTTAGAGGGTTGTGTTAGAGATATTAATAAAGGTCAAAAAAAGGTGGAAAAAAGTTATGTGGATATATACGAGAAATTAGATAATTTGACTGATAATTTTTATTCTTCTCTTGATAATTTAGAAAGTAACCAGAAAAAACTTTTAGAAGAAGTGAAGGATTTTTATAATAGTGTGAAAGTAAAATATATAGATGAATTTAAAATTTATATGGTTGCATATAATGAACAAAAAAGTGAAATGTTTGCCCAGATATATAAAGATATGAAAGAATATCAGAGTAATCATGAAGCCATTTTAAATACTATAGTTGATAAGATGGAATATTTCAATAAAGATTATAAAAAGTAG
- a CDS encoding Hsp70 family protein: MYYDCQHHPVVGIDFGTTYSSVSKWDGKKAEIYGAMGEYTVPSAVYFKQGKFDVGNGALAKGVFHPENYILSIKRMIAHGQKTVFLDNKEFTTTDICSAILKYIYNNIKTTVPEGKFRCQGAVIAVPCYFKDKQCNIIEEAAKLADIELVGTIKEPVAAALAYGMHIPVNKKREENILVFDFGGGSLDITVLKIIETKDEIQFNILASEGYSNLGGLDFDEELYDYILKKEHLDFSNYDHKTANLCRRNLMEQIVRAKEILSYDSEVAYIKLYNIPPGNFLDTTLTLKELNRCIEHYILSIKNMLEYTIDLSKISKKDIHKIIKAGGSSKIKIIDNILEGTLGKIETYEYIDYKEVVSNGAAIYAAYKTNILTLNRKISISMDNMKKSLYFMWLVDCSGSMNIDNRLTYVKEGMKLVIPEIEEKCRLDNIIVNFGIIKFSDTAVWSVKIGEKINDSIYEDIKPEGITSLGSAIEMVSSGLNQLKINDKTLLPVIFLITDGMPTDHYDEAVEQLPGNFMAKNAYKDVIALGEDVCEEYMCKFIDDISRVPKRVLQKEHIIESICSRAINDVECVKDKFIKEYNKNIESPGKFPEKKIKGGLLLKASENK; this comes from the coding sequence TTGTATTATGACTGTCAGCATCATCCAGTTGTAGGTATTGATTTTGGAACCACATACAGCTCTGTGTCAAAATGGGATGGAAAAAAGGCAGAAATATATGGTGCAATGGGGGAATATACAGTACCTTCTGCAGTTTATTTCAAACAGGGAAAATTTGATGTGGGTAATGGGGCTTTGGCAAAAGGAGTATTTCATCCTGAAAATTATATTTTAAGTATTAAAAGAATGATAGCGCATGGACAAAAAACTGTATTTTTGGATAATAAGGAATTTACAACAACAGATATATGTTCTGCCATATTGAAATATATTTATAATAATATCAAGACTACTGTACCAGAAGGTAAGTTTAGATGTCAGGGAGCAGTGATCGCAGTACCTTGTTATTTTAAGGATAAGCAATGTAATATCATAGAGGAAGCGGCAAAATTAGCAGATATTGAACTTGTTGGAACAATTAAAGAGCCTGTAGCAGCGGCCCTAGCTTATGGAATGCACATACCTGTAAATAAAAAAAGGGAAGAAAATATACTTGTGTTTGATTTTGGGGGAGGAAGTCTTGATATAACTGTTCTTAAGATTATAGAGACAAAAGATGAAATTCAGTTCAATATATTAGCTTCAGAAGGGTATAGCAATTTAGGGGGACTGGATTTTGATGAGGAACTTTATGATTATATACTTAAAAAAGAACACCTTGATTTTAGTAATTATGACCATAAAACCGCTAATCTGTGTAGAAGAAATTTGATGGAGCAGATAGTTAGAGCAAAGGAGATACTTTCTTATGATAGTGAAGTGGCATATATAAAGCTCTATAATATACCTCCAGGAAACTTTTTAGATACAACCCTTACATTGAAGGAACTAAATAGATGTATTGAACACTATATATTATCCATAAAAAATATGCTTGAATATACTATTGACTTATCAAAAATCTCCAAAAAGGATATCCATAAAATAATTAAGGCAGGGGGTTCCAGCAAAATTAAAATAATAGATAATATTCTAGAAGGTACCCTGGGAAAAATAGAAACTTATGAATATATAGACTACAAGGAAGTTGTATCAAATGGAGCAGCCATTTATGCGGCTTATAAAACAAATATACTGACATTAAATAGGAAAATTTCTATTTCCATGGATAATATGAAAAAATCTCTTTATTTTATGTGGCTGGTAGATTGTTCAGGATCTATGAATATTGATAATAGGTTAACCTATGTGAAAGAAGGAATGAAGCTTGTAATACCAGAAATAGAAGAAAAATGCAGGTTGGATAATATTATTGTGAATTTTGGTATTATAAAATTTTCTGATACTGCTGTGTGGAGCGTAAAAATAGGAGAAAAAATAAATGATAGTATTTATGAGGATATAAAACCAGAGGGTATAACATCTCTGGGTAGTGCCATAGAGATGGTTTCCAGTGGATTAAATCAGTTAAAGATAAATGACAAAACTTTACTACCTGTAATATTTCTCATAACTGATGGAATGCCCACGGATCATTATGACGAAGCAGTGGAACAATTACCAGGTAATTTTATGGCGAAAAATGCTTATAAGGATGTTATTGCCCTTGGTGAGGATGTTTGTGAAGAGTATATGTGTAAATTTATTGATGATATATCAAGAGTACCTAAAAGGGTACTACAAAAAGAACATATAATTGAGAGTATATGTTCTCGAGCCATAAATGATGTAGAATGTGTGAAGGATAAATTTATAAAAGAATATAATAAAAATATAGAATCTCCGGGCAAATTTCCAGAGAAGAAAATAAAAGGAGGACTTTTACTTAAAGCATCTGAAAATAAATAA
- a CDS encoding Hsp70 family protein: MPYDSQNRPVIGIDLGTTFSSISFWTGQGVQTYSPRGSNVFQSVVYFDERSKEFIYDTVAFDSGIFEPSNVCIGVKRLMDNKDIKIKFGDRQFSPIDVSAMILKYIYKSVQDMFPEGVYNASGVVVTVPYYFKANQLENTSQAAKKAGLNLVGIIQEPIAAALAYGCLHSRDNIKREETILVFDLGGGTFDLTIFRLKEDNENLIFEVLGIGGDDRLGGMDFDRALLKHIIEVEGIDFQSETNERLRKRGKQALMAEAIKTKETLSFTDNAYMAVLNVIPGVNVDRNFSRDEFEEVIESYYEKIKNIIKNTLNKANTTPEDIDKVIKVGGSSKIPMFDNLLNDIVGKGKVYSDIDPSLCVSQGAAIYAAYLTGNLNTRKKIAIIPVTAHALGVEDAKGKFVVLIHENRRTPAKKTLTFYTDQDNCTEVDIQVYQGNHKIAKENAHIGTVHVSGLIPSPKRTLEINITFEVKEDQIVIVIVEQKESKIKKTEILKLY, from the coding sequence ATGCCTTATGACAGTCAAAATAGACCAGTCATTGGAATTGATCTGGGAACAACTTTTAGTTCTATTTCATTCTGGACAGGGCAGGGGGTTCAGACATATTCTCCAAGAGGAAGTAATGTTTTTCAATCAGTAGTTTATTTTGATGAAAGAAGCAAGGAATTCATTTATGATACTGTGGCTTTTGACAGCGGAATTTTTGAACCTTCAAATGTTTGTATTGGTGTAAAAAGGTTAATGGATAATAAAGATATAAAAATAAAATTCGGGGATAGACAATTTTCACCTATAGATGTTTCTGCTATGATACTCAAATATATATATAAAAGTGTACAGGATATGTTTCCAGAAGGAGTGTACAATGCCTCTGGAGTTGTAGTTACTGTGCCTTATTATTTTAAAGCCAATCAGCTGGAAAATACTTCACAGGCAGCTAAAAAAGCAGGATTGAATCTTGTAGGTATAATTCAGGAACCCATAGCTGCTGCACTGGCCTATGGATGTCTTCACAGCAGAGATAATATTAAAAGAGAAGAAACAATACTTGTTTTTGATTTAGGGGGAGGAACTTTTGACCTTACAATCTTTAGATTGAAAGAGGACAATGAAAATTTGATTTTTGAAGTACTTGGAATTGGAGGAGATGATAGGCTGGGAGGTATGGACTTTGATAGAGCCCTTTTAAAACATATTATAGAAGTTGAAGGTATTGATTTTCAATCTGAAACTAATGAAAGATTGAGAAAGAGAGGAAAACAGGCACTTATGGCAGAAGCTATAAAAACCAAGGAGACATTGAGCTTTACAGATAATGCATATATGGCAGTTCTCAATGTTATACCAGGAGTAAATGTGGATAGAAATTTTAGCAGAGATGAATTTGAAGAAGTTATAGAAAGTTACTATGAAAAGATAAAAAATATAATTAAAAATACATTAAATAAGGCTAATACAACACCAGAGGATATAGATAAGGTTATCAAGGTTGGTGGCTCCAGTAAAATTCCCATGTTTGACAATCTGTTAAATGATATAGTTGGAAAAGGTAAGGTTTATTCAGACATTGATCCCAGTTTATGTGTTTCTCAAGGGGCGGCCATATATGCGGCATATCTTACTGGAAATTTAAATACCAGAAAGAAAATAGCAATTATTCCTGTGACTGCACATGCCCTGGGGGTTGAAGATGCCAAAGGGAAATTTGTAGTGTTGATTCATGAAAATAGAAGAACTCCTGCAAAAAAAACTCTTACTTTTTATACAGATCAGGATAATTGTACAGAAGTAGATATACAAGTTTATCAGGGAAACCATAAAATTGCAAAAGAAAATGCCCATATAGGTACAGTACACGTTTCAGGCCTTATTCCATCACCTAAGCGTACTCTTGAGATAAATATAACCTTTGAAGTTAAGGAAGATCAAATTGTTATTGTAATTGTAGAGCAAAAGGAAAGTAAAATAAAAAAAACCGAGATCTTAAAGTTATATTAA